The Anaerobacillus sp. CMMVII genome contains the following window.
CTTAGTTAAGGGAATTATGAAATTCACTTATGTAAAAACATTTGCTTAAACGAAGTTGTTATTATAGTAAATAATTAAAAATAACTTATTTACAAACCATAATTTGGGTGATACTATAGACAAAATATTACAATGCGATGATGAGAAGAGTAGATAGGTCCATTCTTTTGCAGAGAGCTCCTGTTGGTGAAATGGAGCAGGAATGATTTATTCGAAACAAGCCTCTGAGCAGCACATTGGATCCTAGTAGAGGGGATAGTGTGACAGGAGCTCCTGTTATAGAGCTAGGGTATAAGCTGATTGCCGTACCTGAAAAGGTTAATATGGTGACATATTAATAAACTGGGGTGGTACCACGAATTCAAAATCTCGTCCCCAAGACATTTGTCTTGGAGGTGAGATTTTTTTATTTTGTTCAAAGGCTCAATTCGTAAAACAGGGGCTATTATGGAAAATTTGCGTTTTACAAATCAGTATTGAAAAACAACATAATTAGGAGGATGGTTGTGCAATGAGCGCTGAAAATTTTATAGATAAGATTGTTGAAGAGGATATCAATTTTTTTCAAAGACCGATTTGTACGAGATTTCCTCCAGAACCAAATGGGTACCTCCATATCGGGAGTGTGTATGCAATTTATACGAGCTATCGAGTTGCTAAGAAATATAACGGGCATTTTAATCTTCGGTTTGATGACACCAATCCGTTAAAAGAAGATCTTGAATACGTAAATGCAATCATTGAAGATATGAATTGGCTTGGATTTAGTCCAGGGGAACGTATTTTTTATGGATCGGATTATGCGAATGAGATTTATCAAGCGGGGCTAACACTCATTAAAAAAGGTAAAGCGTATGTCTGTGATTTAACGCCTGAAGAAATGAGTGCCTATCGAGGAACATTGACAGAGGGTGGAACAGAGAGTCCGTACCGAAATCGTAGTGTTACTGAAAATATCAAGCTCTTTGAAAAAATGAGGAATGGAGAGTTTCCAACGGCTTCAAAAGTACTTCGGGCAAAAATTGATATGGGTTCGCCAAATATCAATTTACGCGACCCTGTTCTCTTTAGAATTATTCATGCTACACATTACCGTACTGGGAACAATTGGTGCATTTACCCGATGTATGACTTTGCCCATCCAATTCAAGATGCCATTGAGGGAATTACACATTCGTTATGTTCAATTGAATTTAAAGATCACCGTCCGCTTTATGAATGGGTATTACATGCATTAGATATTTCAGAACCTCCGAAACAACGAGAATTTGGCCGGTTAAATTTGACTGGGGTTGTTACGAGTAAGCGTTACTTACGTGAGTTGGTCGCAGGTAATTTTGTTGACGGTTGGGATGATCCAAGATTGCCAACAATTCGCGGAATGCGAAGAAGAGGCTATACTCCTGAAAGTATTTGTCATTTTATTGAAGAAATCGGATTAGCGAAGCAGCAGACAGTAGTCGATATGGGGATGCTTGAACATTTTGTGCGACTAGACCAAAAAGCAAAGGTTCGAAGCATTATGGCAGTGATCAATCCACTTAAGGTCG
Protein-coding sequences here:
- a CDS encoding glutamine--tRNA ligase/YqeY domain fusion protein — translated: MSAENFIDKIVEEDINFFQRPICTRFPPEPNGYLHIGSVYAIYTSYRVAKKYNGHFNLRFDDTNPLKEDLEYVNAIIEDMNWLGFSPGERIFYGSDYANEIYQAGLTLIKKGKAYVCDLTPEEMSAYRGTLTEGGTESPYRNRSVTENIKLFEKMRNGEFPTASKVLRAKIDMGSPNINLRDPVLFRIIHATHYRTGNNWCIYPMYDFAHPIQDAIEGITHSLCSIEFKDHRPLYEWVLHALDISEPPKQREFGRLNLTGVVTSKRYLRELVAGNFVDGWDDPRLPTIRGMRRRGYTPESICHFIEEIGLAKQQTVVDMGMLEHFVRLDQKAKVRSIMAVINPLKVVITNYPEGESELLTIKNNSENADLGTREVSFSNIVYIEKDDFMEEPVPGFKRLTLHGEVRLMGAYFIRCNEVIKDIDTGEILELRCSYDPETKSGTGFKGRKVKGTIHWVSHEHAEKIDVHLYNKLLAGDDIVKDTEKTWDEKINTDSLVVIKDCLVESAIRTEDRFQFLRHGYFYLDKKFSGKQKLVFNRIVSLKDSWKR